In Phreatobacter cathodiphilus, the genomic window AGAATATCGGCCACCAGCGCTTCGCCGAAGGTGCTGACGGCGAGGGATTGCGGCACGACACGCCCCGTGGCGTCGTCGGCGAAGGGCAGGACGAAGGGCCGCACCATCAACCGCACCCTGCCGGGCAGCACCTCCGGCGTCTCCGGCTCGACGGGCTCGATGGAAAAGCCCCGCCGCCCGCCGAGGGTCTCGGAAGCCTTCGCGACGTGCCAGGCCACGAAGGCAGCGAGGGCGATTCCTGCAATCGCCGCCGGCCAGGGATCGTCCCACGGCCAGCGCAGATGCGCCGTCGCGGCGGCGGCCGCCACGAGCCCCGTCGCACCGAGATAGACGAGGAAGGCGTTGCGGGTGCGACGCCGGCCGGCGGGGTCCGGCGGGTCGTCCGGATCGATCAGCCTCGGAGCCGCGTGGCCGAGATAGGCGGCTTGTGCGGCGGCACAGGCGAGAAAGGCGGGGAGGGCGAGGATGCTCAGCGCGAGCAGCAGAACGCCGCCCGCGAAGACACTCGCCGCGATCCCCAGCATCCACCGCCCGCGCAGCCGATCGGCGCGCGGCACCGGCTTCAGGGTGAGCCCGGCGAGGGCCTTGTCGAGGAAAGCCTCCATCACCATCTGACGGGCGGCGATCAGCCCGGCGAGGATGTAGAAGGCGCCGATGAGACGGAGGATGATCTCCACGCCGCTCATCGTGTCCATTCCCTCGTCTGGTCGTTCGCATCCACCCGGCGTTCCCCATCGCCGCCGCGCCCGCCGAACGGCAGGGATGCGGAGGCCTTTGTCCACCACATCTGGCGAGACCACACGTCCGCCCCTATTTTGGGGCTAGCCTCCGGCGGCGTGGCTCGGCATGATTCCCGCAGTGCAGGCGTCCATATTCGCATCGGAATGGACATCGATCGAACCGGCTATCAGGCGTGGCGTCAATGCGGCACGAAATTGGGACCATGACACAAGACGCAGGAGCGGCGAGGGGCGAGGACGAGGCGGCGGGACGCTGGACCGCCGGCACCGTCATGGCCGGCAAGCGGGACGAGCGCGACCAGGATCCGACGGGTCCCGGCACCTCCGTCATCGCCAAGACGCGCCCCCAGACCAAACGGCCGAGCCTCTACCGGGTTCTGCTGCTCAACGACGACTACACGCCCATGGAGTTCGTCGTGCACATCCTCCAGAAATTCTTCAACAAGAGCACCGACGACGCCACGCGCATCATGCTGCACGTTCACCAGCACGGCGTCGGCGAGTGCGGCGTCTACACCTACGAGGTGGCGGAGACCAAGGTGACCCAGGTCATGGACTTCGCCCGCAAGAACCAGCATCCGCTGCAATGCGTGATGGAAAAGAAATGAGTTTTGCGAGGGTCGGTTTTCCGGCACTCTTGGGCGCTTCGGCGCACAGCGAACGTTGACGAGGTCCCCTTGCCTTCATTCTCCCGCAGCCTTGAACAGTCACTCCACCGGGCCCTCGCGCTCGCCAACGAGCGCCGTCACGAATATGCGACGCTCGAGCACCTGCTCCTCGCTCTGGTCGACGATCAGGACGCAGCGGCTGTGATGAAGGCCTGCAGCGTCGACCTCGAGAAGCTCAAGAAGAGCCTCGTCGGCTATGTCGATTCCGAGCTCGAGAACCTGATCACCGACGGCTCGGAGGATTCCAAGCCCACCGCCGGCTTCCAGCGCGTCATCCAGCGTGCCGTCATCCACGTCCAGTCCTCCGGCCGTGAGGAGGTGACGGGCGCCAACGTGCTGGTGGCGATCTTCGCCGAGCGCGAGAGCCATGCCGCCTATTTCCTGCAGGAGCAGGACATGACCCGCTACGATGCGGTCAACTACATCAGCCACGGCATCGCCAAGCGCGCCGGGCTGTCCGAGACCCGCGCGCCCAAGGGGGCCGAGGAGCCGGAGGAGGCCAAGGAAAAGGCCCCTGACGGCGACAAGAAGAAGGGCGACGCGCTCGACACCTATTGCGTCAACCTCAACAAGAAGGCGCGCGAGGGCCGCATCGACCCGCTGATCGGCCGCGACAGCGAGATCAGCCGCACCATCCAGGTTCTCTGCCGCCGCCAGAAGAACAACCCGCTGCTGGTCGGCGATCCCGGCGTCGGCAAGACCGCCATCGCCGAGGGCCTGGCCAAGCGCATCGTCGAGAACGACGTGCCCGAGGTTCTGAAGGACGCAACCGTCTTCTCCCTCGACATGGGCACGCTGCTCGCCGGCACCCGCTACCGCGGTGATTTCGAGGAACGGCTGAAGCAGGTGATCAAGGAGGTGGAGGCCCACCCCAACGCCATCATGTTCATCGACGAGATCCACACGGTGATCGGCGCCGGCGCCACCTCCGGCGGCGCGATGGACGCATCGAACCTTTTGAAGCCGGCGCTCGCCCAGGGCACGCTGCGCTGCATCGGCTCGACCACCTACAAGGAATACCGCCAGTATTTCGAGAAGGACCGGGCCCTCGTCCGCCGTTTCCAGAAGATCGACGTCAGCGAGCCGACGGTGGAGGATTCCATCGAGATCCTGAAGGGCCTGAAGACCACCTTCGAGACCTATCACAAGCTGCGCTACACCAACGAGGCCATCAAGGCGGCGGTCGAGCTCTCGGCCCGGTACATCCACGACCGCAAGCTGCCCGACAAGGCGATCGACGTGATCGACGAGAGCGGCGCGGCGCAGATGCTTGTGCCA contains:
- the clpA gene encoding ATP-dependent Clp protease ATP-binding subunit ClpA: MPSFSRSLEQSLHRALALANERRHEYATLEHLLLALVDDQDAAAVMKACSVDLEKLKKSLVGYVDSELENLITDGSEDSKPTAGFQRVIQRAVIHVQSSGREEVTGANVLVAIFAERESHAAYFLQEQDMTRYDAVNYISHGIAKRAGLSETRAPKGAEEPEEAKEKAPDGDKKKGDALDTYCVNLNKKAREGRIDPLIGRDSEISRTIQVLCRRQKNNPLLVGDPGVGKTAIAEGLAKRIVENDVPEVLKDATVFSLDMGTLLAGTRYRGDFEERLKQVIKEVEAHPNAIMFIDEIHTVIGAGATSGGAMDASNLLKPALAQGTLRCIGSTTYKEYRQYFEKDRALVRRFQKIDVSEPTVEDSIEILKGLKTTFETYHKLRYTNEAIKAAVELSARYIHDRKLPDKAIDVIDESGAAQMLVPEGKRKKTIGLKEIEATIATMARIPPKTVSKDDAEVLRNIETTLKRVVYGQDKAIEALSASIKLARAGLREPEKPIGNYLFSGPTGVGKTEVAKQLSQVLGVQLLRFDMSEYMERHTVSRLIGAPPGYVGFDQGGLLTDGVDQNPYCVLLLDEIEKAHPDLFNILLQIMDHGKLTDHNGKQVDFRNVILIMTTNAGAADLAKPAIGFTRNKRTGDDSEAINRLFAPEFRNRLDAVIAFGHLSTEVIGNVVEKFVLQLEAQLADRQVTIELSPDAKDWLIERGYDEQMGARPMARVIQEYVKKPLAEDLLFGRLKNGGHVRVIVSKDEEGFPILSFDYPAGPVTPRAEPVAPDVRRIAKSAAARKSAPAKPKRKPKGGGNGGGGGGVPVPSEPRRPSGSVPKVPLKAD
- the clpS gene encoding ATP-dependent Clp protease adapter ClpS — translated: MAGKRDERDQDPTGPGTSVIAKTRPQTKRPSLYRVLLLNDDYTPMEFVVHILQKFFNKSTDDATRIMLHVHQHGVGECGVYTYEVAETKVTQVMDFARKNQHPLQCVMEKK